ATGATTTGCGGTTTCACTATGTACATCATACGGTTTCTCATGTTGAACATATTTTAAGTTGTTTAACATACACTACATGCCTGTCCCAAAGGCAACCGGAAATAAATTCCCGGTACTGCTTCGATCTGTGCCTGTGTCCTGCCCATCTATCCGTAATGCTGATTATACTATTGAATACTTGCCAGATTAATGGTGACCAAAATCATTTTTAGAACGGCTCAGGAATGCAATCGTACAACGGAAACCAATGTAAGATTTAGCACTATCCTGATACTCGTAAGAGCGGGTACCTGTTTGAAGGAAATATCCGATGTCTTTCCAGCTACCGCCTCTTACAGCTTTACGCTTCATTTTTGGTGGTGCATCATCTGGTATGTCCATACGGAGATATGGGTTCATGTCAGATGTGAAGGAGTAGGCATTCTCATAGAAGATATCCTGTGTCCATTCCGCTACGTTACCAGACATGTTGTACAGTCCGTAGTCGTTAGGCCAATAAGCGTCTGCTCTTACAGTGTAGAAACCACCATCTTCAGGATAGTTACCACGACCGGGTTTAAAGTTCGCCAGCAGACAGCCCTTCTTGTTGCGGATATAATAACCACCCCATGGATAAGGAGATTGCTCTCTACCACCACGTGCAGCATATTCCCACTGTGCCTCGGAAGGTAACTGGAATTTATCTTCAGTAAACAGATTCTTAGAGATACGGTAGTCTTCCCAGAACTTACTACGCCATTCAGCGAAAGCGTTTGCCTGATGCCAGGTCACGCCTACTACCGGATAATTATCAAATGCCGGGTGCCAGAAATACATTCTCGTCATAGGCTCGTTGTAAGCATAAGAGAAGTCCCTGATCCAACACAATGTGTCAGGATAGATAGCTACATCTTTCTTTACAATGAACTTAGAACGTGGCTTGTTTGCGTTCTCACGCAGCTTTGCCTGCTCCCAGTTGAAAGTTTCTATATGATACACCAGTTTATGTACGTCGAACTCTTTACGACCGTACAGGCGATCCTCCGGAGCATATGTCATTTGCTCCAGCTTATCAATGGTGCCTTTATCCTTGTAATTGATCTTCTGCTTCCAGTCGATCACATCCTGTCCACCATCACTCTTTACATGGCTCAGCAGAATGTGCGCGATAGAGTCTGTCACCCATTGTACGAACTGACGATACTCGTTATTTGTAATTTCCGTTGCATCCATGTAGAAGCCGGAAATGGAAATAGACTTGTTACGAGCAGTGTACGCATAGTTAAGATCCTCATCGCTAGGGCCCATATGAAAGGTACCTGACGGTACATACACCATTCCATAGGGTACAGGAGGGAAATACTTCGGTCTGGGACTAACTCCAATCAGCTGTCCTTGTGCATTTTTGGGGGTTTTACTACCACCGCAGCTGGCTAGCAGGCTAACCAGCAATACTGCTAACAGACCACTTGAAAAATTAAGCTTCATAAGGGTAGCTTTCATTGAAAATCATTTATTTCGATACTGCGACGCAGTTCCATTGGCCGAAATGAGACTGCTTGCCGTCGCTAAGTTCTGAAACATGGCCGAAGTCTTCCCGGAATCTCCCGGTTAGACTGATAAGCCAACCAGCCATTCACATTTTTTGAATTTTAAATGACTCTAAAGCTGCTGATTTATAGACAACTCCAGATATAACTGGTTGCTCGCTTGTTGGTTTCTTTAATATCTTGCCCGATCAGGTCGTGTTCTCAGAATCAGCACCTTTTGCCCATCACTCACCCGTTTGAATCTTAAGTAAGATAACAAATGTAACGATTAATTTTAATCCGTAGTTAGTTTTTAGCCAACTTTTTCATTCGCTCATAGGACCGATGACAATTAAATTAAACGTATTTTTTAACATTTTATTATATCTGACGAAAAATCCTTTTTACCGTTACCTTTTTACAGAGATATGGTCATGCAAGATACATAAATATTATTTCAAATTAATAATTTCGTCTATATAATTCACAGGTTTAATGCAATGATAATCTTCGCAAACATAGATCAGCGTCTCATCCGCCCGCTCCCTGTGTGACAGTAAGGGTTTTTCAGGATCATCATGCGTTGCTCCCAACAGTACCTTAAACGGAATATAACGCTTATTAGTATCCTCCATTCTCAACTTATAATCCGGCCCTACAATCGCAATTTCCTTTACGCCTTGTACCCTTTGCAACAGCAGCCCTGCCCATACCCCCAATGAAGTTGGATACCTCACAGTTGTTTGTGCCTGACCGGCCTGCATTTTTATGGATCTTTCCGCCCATTCTTTTTGGTCGAATACTATACTCAGGTACCATAAGTTGGCTGCCATTACTGCATTGCCACTTGGCGTAGCTCCGTCGTATACTTCCTTCTTTCTGACAATCACATCAGATTGACTCTCAACAGTATAAAAGCAATATACACCGGTTTCGTCAGAAAAATGCTGCAAGACAAAACTTGTTAGGGAAAAAGCCTTGTCCAGCCACGTTTTGTCTCCGGTTACCTCCTGCAGGGCAATCAACGCCCTGATCAACCAGGCATAGTCATCCAGAAATGCCGGATATTTTGCCTGTCCATTCTTATAGGTATGGTAAAAGGAGTTCTCACCATCCTTCCGGAAATGTGTCCAGCAAAAATCTACGGCCTTCAAAGCCATCTTTCTGTAACTTTCTTCTCCTGTGGCGGCAAAAGCTTTACAGCAGGCATGTATCATCAGGGCATTCCAGCCTAATAAGAGCTTATCGTCCAATCCCGGCCTTATACGTTGGCTTCTTACCTCCATCAGTTTGGCAAGGCCAATGGCCAGCTGCTCGCTCAGCACTGTCTCATCCAGCTGATTTTCAGCAGCAAAGGCGGACAACGACTGTTTAATCCATAGTATATTGGTCTCCTCCCAGTTTCCCTCTTCACTGATATCGTAAAAGCGACAAAATACGTCCGCATCTGATCCTAATATTTCATCTACCTCCGCCTTGCTCCAGGTATAAAACTTACCTTCCACACCTTCCGAATCTGCATCCAGCGCGGCGTAAAATGCACCACCCGCATCCGTCATTTCCCGCTGTACAAAAGTCAGTGTTTCTGCTATTGTAATGGAATATAATGGATTGCCTGTTACCTGGTAAGCTTCACTCATCACATCTACCAGCAATGCATTGTCATATAGCATCTTCTCAAAGTGCGGTGCCAACCATTTGGCATCGGTGCTATAGCGGGCAAAACCTCCACCGGCCTGGTCATAGATACCACCCTGTATCATTTTGTCCAGCGACAGCAGCGCCTGATCCAGGGCAGCCTGTTCTCCGAAACTATGATAGTAGCGCAGCAGGTATTGAATGATAAAAGTGCCGGGGAACTTTGGAGCATTTCCAATTCCTCCCCATTCCTTATCTGCCTGTTGCAGTATATTATTGAAAATAATATCACATTGATTACGAGTGAATTGTTCTTCTTTGGGGAGCAGGGTGATTGTACTACCAAACTTGCTGGCCTGTGCCAGGTGATCACGCATGTTAATGGCCTGTGTCTCAATGTCTTCCCGTCTGTTTTTGAACGCATCTGACAGGGCCAGCAGCAGTTCCTGCCAGGAAGGGCGGTTGTAAGCTTTCATAGGAGGGAAGTAGGTACCTCCATAGAATGGCAGTCGCTCCGGGGTCAGGAACATATTCAGGGGCCAGCCGCCAGATCCGGTCATAGCCTGCAGGGCATCCATATAAATATGGTCAAGGTCTGGTCGTTCCTCTCTATCTATCTTGATATTAATGAAATGTTCGTTCATGATCCGCGCAGTGGCTTCGTCCTCGAAGCTTTCGCGTTCCATGACATGGCACCAGTGACAAGCGGCATAGCCAATGCTAACTAATATTGGTTTGTCTTCTGCTATTGCCCTTTGTAAAGCCTCATCGCCCCAGGGGTACCACTCTACAGGATTGTGCGCATGCTGTAGGAGATACGGGCTCGTCTCGTTAGATAGTTTGTTCACGGTTATGGTCTTCCAGTAATTCCTTTTTCCAAAAATAAGAAGGGACAGCAATTGCTGTCCCTTAAGGTATATTAATTTCCTGTTTTTTTTACAGATTATTTTTCTATTTACCCTGATTAACAGGTAGAAAGCTGTTATTTTAGGCCTATTCTTCCTGAAATTAGGAAGATTTATTTTTTGTTGGTATTAGCCAGGTATTGTTCCAGGGCAGCTACCATAGAAGGTGCTTGTGGCGCAGGTGCTTTTACATCCAACCTGAGACCGGCCTCTTCTACCGCGGCAGAAGTGGTAGGACCGAAGGCGCCGATATGGGTGCCGTTCTGTTCAAACTTCGGCATATTTTCAAATAGTGACTTCACACCGTAAGGGCTAAAGAACACAATCATGTCGTAATCTTTGCCAGACAATACTTCCTTTACATCGTTTGAAACGGTTTTGTAAAGGGTAGCAGTTGCGTATTCACATTTGTTGGCTTTAAGCCATTCTTCAATGTCTTTCCGCTGGCTGTCAGAACTTGGGAAAAGGAATTTCTCGTTATCACGATGCTTATTCATCACTTCCAGCAGACTTTTGGTAGAACCATCAGCCCCATAGAATACCTTACGCTTACGGTAAAGGATGAATTTTTGGAGATACAACGCAATTGCTTCTGTAATGCAGAAATACTTGCAATCCTGCGATACTTTGATTTTCATTTCTTCGCAAATGCGGAAAAAATGGTCTACAGCATTACGGCTCGTAAAAATCACGGCTGTAAAAAGCTGTATGTCAATCTTCTGTTTCCTGAAATCTTTCGCGGACAGTCCCTCCACCCTTATAAACGGATAAAAATCCAACTTCACATTGAATTTTTTCGCTAGTTCAAAGTATGGTGATTTTTCTGTTTCAGGCTTAGGTTGGGAAATTAGAATTGACTGAATCTGTTTCGCTTGCAAATCTTTTTTTGGCCCGCCTTTAATCATACGTTTTTTTGCTCTTGTGTTAACAATAGGAGATCAATGACCGCCAGTTAACCAGACCAGCAGCACCTTTGTAATTATTAATACCGGCGCTACTTCGAATGCGCAAAGGTAAAGAAAAAAATGTAATCTGCTGAAAGATAAGTATTGCTTTACCACTGAATAGGACCTGATATACCTGTATGCGACCAATATTACTATAAAAAAAACGGATATGTACAGGAAGGCTTTTGCCAGTTCAGGCCCGCAAAAGGCCAGAATAACGAGGAATGGCACAAGCAGAATTCCCAGTACTTTGTTGATCAGATACAAAATAAAAATATATGCATCTGCCAGCTCCACACTACCGAATAACCAGCCACAAAAACGCAACATCACATATTTTATACTATAGACCAGGGCAACCAAAACGATCAATGCCGGTATCACCATCCATGCATTACTACCAGGTATATAGTTTTGGCGATACATGAGCAGATATAAGTACATAGCCAGGCTAATCACAAAAAATATATTCAGCAGGAAGTTGGGGAAAGGACTCTGTGACAACTGATCTTTCAGCTGACGCTGGCTCAGGGTTGGGTTCAGAAAAGCCCTGAACAGGTCTGTGAAATACTTCAGGTAGCTCAACCGTATAATTCCCAGTAATAAAACTACTCCTCCCATTACATATACCAGCCAGTCAAGGTCTCTGTATGCACGGACTGGATTAAGGTCCAGCCTGTGGGGCTTGTTCAGTTTCAGAAATATATTGCTGGCGGTCAATGTCTTTAGATACTTATCATAAGTCGTTTCCTGATGCAAAGGTACGGCCGGTACCTGCGGAATCGAATCAGTACGCAGGGTGTCAGTGCCGGCTACTACAGGAGTAGCAGACGCTGCCAGTTTTACACCCACACTATCTTTTTTTATTACAGGCACCTTCTTCTTCACCGGTTGTACGATTCCTGTATCCTTACGGACAGGGCTCTCTGTAGCCACAGGAGTCGTAGACCTGACTGCCGCACTGTCTTGAGCAGCCATCCGTAAACAGGGTAATATGAACAGGAACAATAACCAGCTTCGCACCTCAAATATTTTTTTATGCTGAAATATGATTGCTGGCAAAGATATAAAATAAGTACATCGTCTATAGGTGCTCTGCATCTTTTCTGTATGATCCGGGTTGTATCCCTTTGCGCTGTTTGAAATAATGTGATAAATGACTGGCATCCGTAAAGCCGAACTCGTCGGCAATCTGCTTCATTGTTATTGTTCCCGAAGCTATCCGGTTTTCTATTAGCTTAATCCGGTAGTCGTTTACATAATCCCGGTAGCTGACATCGAAGTTTCGCTTGAAATAAGCACTGAAATAATTAGGGCTTATGTTGAAGTGGCTGGCGATATGCCTGATCTTAGTTAATGAGGGGTCGTAGATATGCTGGTGAATATATGAGATCATTTCCTCTTTGTCGGGCTGCCCCTGGTCGATCCTCACATTCATACGAATCATTGCTTCCCTGATCAGCCCGAAAACCGACAATACCTGGAAGTACATCAACGGTGAGTTCGATATATCCTTCTCCTGTTTAGAATAAATGAGCAGGTTATCGATCGTATTACGCAGTACAGCTTTCCCCGCCTCATCCATCACCGGCTTCATTTCCTTGAGAAGGGTAAGGCGCATGATCTTTTCAGGAGAAGCAGAAAGTGAAAGATAACTTCGTCCACCGAAATAACTGTCTGTAAATTTTATAAAGATAAACCGGCTCCGCTGGCCGATTTCAAAATAATGCTCATCCTCAGGGGAGATCAAAAACAGGTCTCCCGCCTCATATGGAATTCTGTTATTGTTATGCTGGTGAATGCCATCGCCATTATATACATAAATCATTTCGTAATAAGTATGGCTATGCACCGGTAAATGGTAGACGTCTGTATCCATTTCGTCTAATTCAAGTGGCTCAAACTGTCTCCGTTTCATCTATTAAATTTACAATAATATATCCTACATATACCATTTTCGCCAAAGAATACTACAGGAACTTTGCAGGTGAATACACCTGAGTGTAATGATCTTTTAGCCTATACTACTTACACTCCTATTGTTAATTAAATAATTAAATATGCAAGCAGCACAAAATGCTGGTGTTTCGTTGTCTAAAGTCCGTTCGACCATAGCGGAATTCGTCGCTTTTACCTTTATTGGATACTTTACCATTGGTCTTGCACTGGCGGTATTACCATTCTTTATTTATCACGACCTGGGTTTTAGTACGATGACTGCAGGTGTGGTGATCAGTCTTCAATACATTACGACTTTCCTTTTCAGAGGGTATGCCGGTAGCATCGTTGACAAAAAAGGACCTAAACCCGCTGTGATAATGGGGATGATTGGTTTTGCCGTGAGCGGAGCGCTCCTGGTTGTCGCTTATTTGTGTAAGGGTATTCCTGCACTGAGTCTTTCTTTGCTGATTGTGACCCGCCTTACTACTGGTTTTGCAGAAGGGATGATTGGCGCAAGTCCTATTAACTGGGCCATCCTCGCTGTAGGTGATGAACATACAAGCAAGGCGATTTCTTATAATGGCATTGGTAGCTATGGCGCATTGGCCATCGGTGCTCCATTTGGTGCTATACTCCACCACAATTTTGGAATGAGCGCTATGGCTGGCCTGATTATGATATGTGGTATCGTGGGATATTATTATGCCAGGGGTAAAACACCTTTGAAGTCTACATCTACTGCCCCAAGACAACCTTTTATTGATGTGTTCAAAACGGTGACACCGTTTGGTGTGTGCCTGGCGCTGGGTGGTTTAGGTTTTGGCACCATTTCTACTTTCATCACTTTGTATTATTCTCAACTGGGATGGCAGGGTGCTGTAATGTGCCTTTCAACCTTCAGTATCAGCTTTATACTGGGTCGTCTGTTCTTCGAAGATTATATCAAC
This Chitinophaga sancti DNA region includes the following protein-coding sequences:
- a CDS encoding SUMF1/EgtB/PvdO family nonheme iron enzyme; this translates as MKLNFSSGLLAVLLVSLLASCGGSKTPKNAQGQLIGVSPRPKYFPPVPYGMVYVPSGTFHMGPSDEDLNYAYTARNKSISISGFYMDATEITNNEYRQFVQWVTDSIAHILLSHVKSDGGQDVIDWKQKINYKDKGTIDKLEQMTYAPEDRLYGRKEFDVHKLVYHIETFNWEQAKLRENANKPRSKFIVKKDVAIYPDTLCWIRDFSYAYNEPMTRMYFWHPAFDNYPVVGVTWHQANAFAEWRSKFWEDYRISKNLFTEDKFQLPSEAQWEYAARGGREQSPYPWGGYYIRNKKGCLLANFKPGRGNYPEDGGFYTVRADAYWPNDYGLYNMSGNVAEWTQDIFYENAYSFTSDMNPYLRMDIPDDAPPKMKRKAVRGGSWKDIGYFLQTGTRSYEYQDSAKSYIGFRCTIAFLSRSKNDFGHH
- a CDS encoding thioredoxin domain-containing protein, with the protein product MNKLSNETSPYLLQHAHNPVEWYPWGDEALQRAIAEDKPILVSIGYAACHWCHVMERESFEDEATARIMNEHFINIKIDREERPDLDHIYMDALQAMTGSGGWPLNMFLTPERLPFYGGTYFPPMKAYNRPSWQELLLALSDAFKNRREDIETQAINMRDHLAQASKFGSTITLLPKEEQFTRNQCDIIFNNILQQADKEWGGIGNAPKFPGTFIIQYLLRYYHSFGEQAALDQALLSLDKMIQGGIYDQAGGGFARYSTDAKWLAPHFEKMLYDNALLVDVMSEAYQVTGNPLYSITIAETLTFVQREMTDAGGAFYAALDADSEGVEGKFYTWSKAEVDEILGSDADVFCRFYDISEEGNWEETNILWIKQSLSAFAAENQLDETVLSEQLAIGLAKLMEVRSQRIRPGLDDKLLLGWNALMIHACCKAFAATGEESYRKMALKAVDFCWTHFRKDGENSFYHTYKNGQAKYPAFLDDYAWLIRALIALQEVTGDKTWLDKAFSLTSFVLQHFSDETGVYCFYTVESQSDVIVRKKEVYDGATPSGNAVMAANLWYLSIVFDQKEWAERSIKMQAGQAQTTVRYPTSLGVWAGLLLQRVQGVKEIAIVGPDYKLRMEDTNKRYIPFKVLLGATHDDPEKPLLSHRERADETLIYVCEDYHCIKPVNYIDEIINLK
- a CDS encoding uroporphyrinogen-III synthase; its protein translation is MKLDFYPFIRVEGLSAKDFRKQKIDIQLFTAVIFTSRNAVDHFFRICEEMKIKVSQDCKYFCITEAIALYLQKFILYRKRKVFYGADGSTKSLLEVMNKHRDNEKFLFPSSDSQRKDIEEWLKANKCEYATATLYKTVSNDVKEVLSGKDYDMIVFFSPYGVKSLFENMPKFEQNGTHIGAFGPTTSAAVEEAGLRLDVKAPAPQAPSMVAALEQYLANTNKK
- a CDS encoding DUF4271 domain-containing protein — its product is MAAQDSAAVRSTTPVATESPVRKDTGIVQPVKKKVPVIKKDSVGVKLAASATPVVAGTDTLRTDSIPQVPAVPLHQETTYDKYLKTLTASNIFLKLNKPHRLDLNPVRAYRDLDWLVYVMGGVVLLLGIIRLSYLKYFTDLFRAFLNPTLSQRQLKDQLSQSPFPNFLLNIFFVISLAMYLYLLMYRQNYIPGSNAWMVIPALIVLVALVYSIKYVMLRFCGWLFGSVELADAYIFILYLINKVLGILLVPFLVILAFCGPELAKAFLYISVFFIVILVAYRYIRSYSVVKQYLSFSRLHFFLYLCAFEVAPVLIITKVLLVWLTGGH
- a CDS encoding AraC family transcriptional regulator — its product is MKRRQFEPLELDEMDTDVYHLPVHSHTYYEMIYVYNGDGIHQHNNNRIPYEAGDLFLISPEDEHYFEIGQRSRFIFIKFTDSYFGGRSYLSLSASPEKIMRLTLLKEMKPVMDEAGKAVLRNTIDNLLIYSKQEKDISNSPLMYFQVLSVFGLIREAMIRMNVRIDQGQPDKEEMISYIHQHIYDPSLTKIRHIASHFNISPNYFSAYFKRNFDVSYRDYVNDYRIKLIENRIASGTITMKQIADEFGFTDASHLSHYFKQRKGIQPGSYRKDAEHL
- a CDS encoding MFS transporter, with product MQAAQNAGVSLSKVRSTIAEFVAFTFIGYFTIGLALAVLPFFIYHDLGFSTMTAGVVISLQYITTFLFRGYAGSIVDKKGPKPAVIMGMIGFAVSGALLVVAYLCKGIPALSLSLLIVTRLTTGFAEGMIGASPINWAILAVGDEHTSKAISYNGIGSYGALAIGAPFGAILHHNFGMSAMAGLIMICGIVGYYYARGKTPLKSTSTAPRQPFIDVFKTVTPFGVCLALGGLGFGTISTFITLYYSQLGWQGAVMCLSTFSISFILGRLFFEDYINRYGGMKTAIFCLLTEAIGLAILWQAYSPHIALVGACIAGFGFSLVFPALGVEAVKLVPASNKGAALGGYGLFIDLSLGITGPLVGLVESTFGMGHIFMFSMVLVFTGFIIAVLINYWQHKGEIPVR